A window of Mucilaginibacter robiniae genomic DNA:
ACAAGGGCCGCAGTTTAGCCAGATATCGGTCCATTTTCTTAGCGACTGGGGGTAAGCCAAGTTCAACAGAATCTCCACGCTGATCACTATTTTGAACGATTTTAGATGCTTAATCAAGTAGTTCAAGTAAAGAGGCTTGCCGACTTATACTTATCTTAGCTTTCGTGAACATACCTTTTCAACCCGGCTTGCCTGTCCATCTACTGGCAGCCTGCTTCAATAAAACTTCAGCCACCTACAAATTCTACTGGTTTCTTTCCCTGATTGGTCAGGTGGAAAAGGGAGAAACGCAGATCAGCAAGCAGGCGCTGTTCGCGGATATGCTGGCGCACGCCTGGTATACCGTCAATTACTTTCATGTTTCTTTCGGCAAGCAGGACCAGCTCCAGCAGGCCATCAAAAAGGTACGCACCACTGAAAGCCTGACGATAGATGCAGACCTGCATCAGATCAGTTCGGCTTTAATCCATACCCCGCATCAAAGCACTTCGAAAGCGCTCCGGTATTTTGATGGCGAAGTACCTCATCGTTTCCTAAGTCCGTGGTTCCGGGCGGATGACCGGAAGCTGGTTTACGGTTTGTCGCAGTCCTTTACCGGCGACTGCCTATACGCCCTGTACAAGGATCACATCGTCATCAACCCGGCCTGGACCGCTTACCTGCAGCGGAACGCCCGCGTCCTGAAAGATTTCTGTTACTGGAACCTGGCGCTGTACCTGCAGGGCAAGAACCCCAACGTGCCGGACATTGCAGGCAAGCTGATCAAAGCGCCGGTGCGGAAAAGCCTGACGGAGCAGCGCCGTAAGTTCTGGGATGTTGTCATCGGTGAGCTGGGCAGTGTGGATTGTATTTATACCAATACCCGGCTCGGGATCGGCAGCTATGCCGTCGAACACTTTATTCCCTACGCCTTTGTCTCCCATGACCTGATCTGGAACCTCATTCCCGCCGATCCGGCTTTCAACAGTACCAAAAGCGACAAGCTGCCCTTGCTCGATCGGTATTTCGAGCCGTTCTACCGGTTGCAGCAGCAGGCGGTGGAGATCGTCTATGACCGGCTGCCCAGGAGCAAATTTCTGGAAGAATACCTGACCATCATTCCTGACCTGAGTGCAACCCGGCAGTTGTCTTCCGCAGCCGACAAACAGCGCTTCCGCGAGCAGTTGCAGCCGCTGATCACCATCGCGGCCAACAACGGCTTTGAATATCTGCAGCGCTGATGGGCTGGCAGAAAGATTAAGGCTAAGCTAATCATCAGAAACAGTAAAGCGACGAAGTCATCCGGGTATGTTCGGCCTGCAGCCGGTCGTGGGTCATGCCCGGTGTGTTCGCCAGTTTCACAAAGGATTTCACCACGGTTTCCCGTATCTGCCAGGCAAACCCATACACCCGGCTTTCCTGCTCCAGTTTCACGGACAGCCGAACGGGTAGCCGCTGCTGATGCGCCGACTGCAGCAACGCTATCCGACAGCACACCCGGTGATAGGCCTCTTCCGGCAGACACCCGGAATTTAGCTGTTCCGCCAGCTTGACAAGCTGACAGCGGCGCAGATCCATCACCGGTTTGCTCCGGGAAAACTGGGTTGCCTGTTTGTTCCTTTTTACATCCGCTTCCAGTTGCGCGGCCGTATAGCCGGGATAACGGACCTGTATTTCTGACAAGGCAAACAAGGGGCTCTGCTTCCAGATGCGCCTGACAAAATTCCGGCGGGTACGTGCCTGCACCTGTACCGCTCTGCGCAACACGGCCAGTACGGATTGCGACCGGGTAGAGCTTTGGCTTTCTCCAGAGGTACGGTACAGCCACTGCAATGCCAGCAAGACGGCTTTCCTGTTGCCGTCCGCCCGCTCTGCTCGCAGCAGGGCACTGATCTGCTGCACCGGCAGGGTATAGCCGAGGCTCACCAGGATCAGCAGTACCTCCATTTCCGTGCAGCCGAGATCAATGGTCAGCCTGTACGGCAGGTGCCGGGCTATCTCCGGCGGTACTCCCTGCCTGATTTCATCCTTCAGCCGGTAACTGGGGGTAAAACTGTACAGCGCGCGGAGGAACATCGTTCCGCTTCCCGGCTGCTCCATGTCCAGCAGCTGTGCTTCACGCTCTTCCGCGCTGAGCAGCGGAGCCCAGGCCTCATACTGGTGATAGCAGAGCCGGGTATCGAAATGATGGTATTCAATTTCTTCCCGGTTCATGGGACGTGTTAGAAACGGCAGGGCATGAAACAGGCCCATCGGTCTGCGGTTCCGGTCACACCAGATTTCCGCGTGCATAAACACATAAATGCGCGGCGGGTATTTTGTCTGTAGCTTGAAGTAGTAGGCCACCTGTCCCCAGCTCTTCCGTGGACGGGCATTGTCCCGGTCATATGCCACCTGCTCGGCAGCTGACATCACATACCCTTCTTTAAGTTTTACCATTATTCCGCTGCTGTTTTTCTGTCTGATTTGGTTCTTCGCCGGTGTGACCCCGTTCTTCTCTCCCGCGTAGTGCGGTGAGCTTCTGATATACATCCTCCCAGTACACCTGTAGTTGCTCATCCTCTTCCTCATAAGCCGCATCCAGGCGACGATAATGCCGGTAATCATCCGCCTGCAGCAGGGCCAGCTGCAGGTCGGTGATCTCGATGGTCTGTCCGTGTAAATCGGTAATCGTCAGCATGGCCTACCGGTTGGGAATGCGTACCAGTTTCATCCCTTTACCGATGCGGTGCACGACAGTATAGCCGTTGGCTTCGATCAGGGTTCGCAGGGCATTCTCCGCCAGGCGAGCCTTGAAGCTGTCCTCGGCATTCATAAAATACGGTTCCAGTTTTTCAAAGTGCTTCAGCGCCGCTGCCATAATCTTCAGGGCTTCTTTTTCGGTTTTGTTGTTCAGGATACTCATCGTTTCTGTCTTTAATTCAACTTCTTTAAGGATGTCCTTTTTGCCCGGATGATCTGTTCTGAAAAGAAAAAGGGAAAAAAGAAAGCTGAATAAAGAGCCCGGTTAACCGCCAAAAGGCAAACGAATAAGTGCCGGAGGCTGCCGGCGTGAAGAATGAACGGCGGCATTATGCGGGAAGCTTTTGGCCCCAACAGCAATGCCGGGCACAATTTCGCTGCCCTTTTTACCCGTTTCTGTTCAGGCCAGCGGGTTTACTCATTTCTGCCCCCATGTTTTTCGGTCATCCGCGCTCCGAAAAAAGGTTTCCGACTGAAGTTTGCTCCGGCTCATAGGGGGCCTGATCAAGAACAATTGCGGCGGAATTCCGTCTGCATCCGTCGAACGGAATTCCCTGTAAAACAGCAGACACGGGTTGTATATCAGGAGTGCAGCTATACTGATCCTAAGTAATCAAGGTCTGCTATCTGCTGCTGTACCTGACCGGCTCCGGTCAAGCGCTGCCGGATAACTGCGGCAAATCCTCCCCTCCGCCTTGACTTTCATCTACGATTCAGATGCTGTTCCTGCAGGCTGCTGAAAAGCAGACAGGGTGTTGGCATCCTGCCCCCTGAATCCTAACCCTCCTCACCCGTGACAGGGCTGTCCCCTCAAAGAATATTCATATCGAAAATGTCAAGTCCCTGAAATTCTGCAGAAGCCAGGGGTTGAGACGGATTAATCTTTTTACGGGTGAACCTAAGGCCGGCAAGTCCGCTATGCTGGAAGCCCTGTCCCCATTTACACTGCTCTGGCGGGCGGAATCAACAGCCCGTTCGCTGTACTGTCTGGTGCACGTGGAGAACGAAACCGAGTGATTTTACCAGGGCAACTTCGAACAGCAGGCCCTGATAGAAACCGGCCGCTGTACAGCCAGGTTAACTTACAGCCGGCAAACAGGTTTAAGCATCCTGATTGACAGGGCTGGTATTTTCCGGAATTAAACCATTGCTGCCCAAAACAGCCAATTCGGCAACTCCGCCTGAGTGAAAATGAATCCTTGTTCACAAACAGGGTACCGGCATTCGCCAGCAAAGGTGTAATGGGAAGGTGAGCAGCTACCACCGTTGCCAAACGTCAGTTTAACAGCAGTAAGAAGAACATGGAATTACACTACTTTCAAATCAAGCCACATCTTCTAACGTTCGTTGTGTCAGGAAAAATGGTCCAACACCGTATTCAACACTGACGTGGTAAC
This region includes:
- a CDS encoding HNH endonuclease domain-containing protein, with translation MNIPFQPGLPVHLLAACFNKTSATYKFYWFLSLIGQVEKGETQISKQALFADMLAHAWYTVNYFHVSFGKQDQLQQAIKKVRTTESLTIDADLHQISSALIHTPHQSTSKALRYFDGEVPHRFLSPWFRADDRKLVYGLSQSFTGDCLYALYKDHIVINPAWTAYLQRNARVLKDFCYWNLALYLQGKNPNVPDIAGKLIKAPVRKSLTEQRRKFWDVVIGELGSVDCIYTNTRLGIGSYAVEHFIPYAFVSHDLIWNLIPADPAFNSTKSDKLPLLDRYFEPFYRLQQQAVEIVYDRLPRSKFLEEYLTIIPDLSATRQLSSAADKQRFREQLQPLITIAANNGFEYLQR